CGAGGTCGCAGATCGCCTCGAGCGGGGCGAGGTAGCCGTCCATCGAGAACACGCCGTCGGTCACGATCAGCCGACGCCGCGCCCCAGCGGACTCCTGCAGCCGCGCCTCGAGCTCGGCCATGTCGCGGTTCGCGTACCGGTATCGCGCCGCCTTCGACAGGCGTACGCCGTCGATGATCGACGCGTGGTTGAGCGCGTCCGAGATGACGGCATCCTCGGCCGAGAGCAGCGTCTCGAACAGGCCGCCGTTCGCGTCGAAGCACGACGAGTAGAGGATGGTGTCCTCCTGCCCGAGGAAGGCCGACAGCCGCCGCTCGAGCTCGAGGTGCTGCTCCTGCGTGCCGCAGATGAAGCGCACCGACGCCATGCCGAAGCCCCAGTCGTCGAGCGCATCCTTGGCGGCCGACACGATCGTCGGATGGTCGGCGAGCCCCAGGTAGTTGTTCGAGCAGAGGTTGAGCACGGAGGCGTCGCGCACCGTCACCGTGGCACCCTGCGGCCCCGCGATCGCACGCTCGCGCTTGAAGAGCCCCGCCTCGTCGATCTCCGCCAGCTCCGCGGCCAGCGCATCCTTGATGCCGTACATCACGCCTCCTTCGTCATGTCGAGCACGACCTTGCCCGCCGCGCCCGAGCGCGCGACCTCGAACGCCTCCGCCCAGTCCGCGAACGCGAACCGGTGCGTGATGACGGGCGACACGTCGAGGCCCGTCTCGGCGAGCGACGACATGGCGTACCAGGTCTCGTACATCTCGCGGCCGTAGATGCCCTGGATCGTGAGCATGTGGCTCACGACCTTCGCCCAGTCGATGTCGATCGACTGGGACGGCAGCCCGAGCATCGCGATGCGGCCGCCGAAGTTCAGGTTGTCGATGATCGCCGGCAGCGCGCTCGGCGCCCCCGACATCTCGAGCGCGACGTCGAAGCCCTCGCGCATGCCGAACCGCACCTGCGCATCCTCGATGCGCTCGGTCCGCACGTCGATGGCCTCGAACCCCATCGAGCGGGCGAGCTCGAGGCGTGCGGGCGCGACGTCGGTCACGAGGATGTGGCGAGCGCCGACGTGGCGGGCGACGGCCGCGGCCATGAGACCGATGGGGCCGGCGCCGGTCACGAGCACGTCCTCGCCGACGACGGGGAACTTCAGCGCCGTGTGCACGGCGTTGCCGAACGGGTCGAAGATGCCGAAGACGTCGAGCTCGGCGTCCGACACCGTGTCGATCGTGCGGCCCGGATGCACCCACACGTTCGTCGCCGGCACGACGACGCGCTCGGCGAAGGCGCCGTCGCGCTGCACGCCGAGGTTCGACGTGCGGATGCAGAGGTGGCGGCGGCCGGCGCGGCAGTTGCGGCACGTGCCGCACACGACGTGGCCCTCGACCGACGCGATCTGCCCGACCGCGAGGTCGACGACGCCGTCGCCCACCTCGACGATCTCGCCTGCGAGCTCGTGCCCCACGACGAGGCCGGGGCGCACGGCGGCCTGCGCCCACGCATCCCACGCGTCGATGTGCAGGTCGGTGCCGCAGATGCCCGCGCGCAGCACGCGCAGGGCGACATGGCCAGGCGGGACGTGCGGCTCGGGCACGTCGGTCAGACGCAGTCCGGGCTCGCCCGCCGTGACGAGTGCTCGCATGGGGTCTCCATCGACGTCATTCGGGTCGAGGTCGATCCTTCCACGCCGGATGGATGTGTGACGCGGGCCGACCGTGGCACGGAGCGATGCTGGGGAGGTGCCCATGCGCACAGTGCAGATGACCGCCCGCTCAGCATCACGTCGTGCGCGCCGCGGGTACCGTCGACCGCATGCTCGATCGCCAGCGCCGCATCCCCGCCGCCGCGATCGTCGAGCACCACGACGACCCGCCGCCGCCCGGCGAGACGCCTTGGGTCGAGGGCTACGCCCCGACGACCGCCGTGCGCGTCGTCGACGCCGACCCGGGCTGGCCCGCCGTCTTCGCGGCGCTCGAGCGGCGCATCCGGGATGCGCTGGGGGAGCGGGCGCTCGCGATCGAGCACGTCGGCTCGACGTCGGTGGCCGGGCTCGCGGCGAAGCCCGTGATCGACGTCGACCTCATCGTCGCCGACAGCGCCGACGAGACCGCGTGGCTGCCGCCGTTGGGGGCACTGGGCGGCGTGCTCGTGATCCGCGAGCCGTGGTGGCAGCAGCACCGCGTCGTGCGGTTCGCGGACCCCGTCGCGAACGTGCACGTCTTCGGCCCCGACGCTCCCGAGCCCGTGCGCCACGTGATCCTGCGCGACTGGCTGCGCGCGCACCCTGCCGACCGGGATCGCTACGCCGCCGCGAAGCGCGAGGCGGCCGACGCCGCCCGCGCGCACGGCGAGCACGTCATGCAGTACAACGCCCGCAAGCAGTCGGTGATCCGCGAGGTCTACGCTCGCGCGTTCGCGGCGGCCGGTCTCATCGCCTGACTCGACGCCGCGCGAGATGCTCGTGAGCGGTGGGGCATCTGCACTGCGCACATGCCCGGCCGCTCAGAGACACTTCGTGCGGCCGCGCGTGGCACGAGGTGACGCTCAGCGGCGCCTCATCTGCATGTCGCGCGCCAAGGCACGCTCAGCGTCGCCTCGTACCGCGCGCGAGCCTCGCCGGGCCTCACTCCGCCGCGGTCGCCAGCCCTGCCAGGCGCGCGCTCGCGGTGCCCATGTGCGCGCTCATCGCCGACGCGGCCCGGTCGGGGTCGCCCGTGCGGATGGCGTCGAGCACGCGCTCGTGCTCGTCGGTCGCGGTGGTGGCGTGCTCCTCCTCGGCGACGGCGCGGTCGACCCAGACGCGCAGCAGCGAGCGCACGATCTGCAGCAGCTCGACGAGGGTCGCGTTGCCGGTGGCGGCGGCGAGCTCGTAGTGGAAGGCGAGGTCGGCCTCGACGAACGCGTCGAGGTGGTCGACGTTCGCGCGCATCCGCGTCACGGCATCCGCCATGCGCGTGAGCGCGCCGTCGTCGAGCCGCGTCGCGGCGAGGCGGGCGGCGAAGATCTCGAGGCCCGCGCGCACCTCGATGAGCTCGAGCGTGTGCCGTACGCCGACACGTTCGGCGGCATCGCGGCGCCGCAGGACGTCGTGGCGGCGATCGAGTCCGACGACGCCGACGCCACCGCGGCGCTCGAGGCCGTCGTGCGCGCGATCTACGCGCCCGTCATCGACGTGCACTGGGTCACGATCAAGCAGCTCGCGCAGCTCGAGCCGACGCTCGTCGAGACGATCGCGTGCATGGTCGGCGCGCTGCTCAACGAGGCGCTGCACGAGGCCGTGCACACGATGGGCGTGCCCGAGGCCGCCGCTCGCGCGATGCTCTACGGCCACACGCAGATCGCCCTCGCGAACGGCCTGCGCGGCGACAACCCCTTCTCCGACGCGTGCCTCATCGCCATGGACTACGGCAAGGAGTCCATCGTGAAGGACGACTGGAAGAAGATCTTCCGCGACGACGAGCTCGACAAGAACCTCTCGCGCATGCTGCACCTCGACGCGATCGAGCGCTAGCAGCCACCCGGCTCCCGGCGGCGGCGCGGTCAGCGACAACGCACCGCCGCCGGGCACCCTCCCTCAGACTCCCGGCGGCGGCGCGGCCAGCGACAACGCGGCGCCGCCGGGCATCCACCACTGCAGCGTCCGGCGGCGACGCGAGCGAGCATCTCGCCGCCGGGCATCCCTCGATCCCCCGGCGGCGGCTGCGCGTGCCGCGCCGCCGCCGGGTGCCATCCCGCGATGTGGAGGCCACGTGCCCGCGACCGATCGGCATGCGCCCCGCCGGTACCCTGGAGCCGTGACGGATCTCTACGCGGCAGCAGGCGTCGACACGGCAGCGGGCGACCGCGCCGTCGAGCTCATGAAGGCGGCCGTGGCCCGCACGCACGGCGTGGGCGTCGTGGGCGGCGTCGGCGGCTTCGCCGGCCTCTTCGACCTCTCGGCCGCGGGCGAGTACCGCCGGCCGCTGCTCGCCTCGTCGACGGATGGCGTGGGCACGAAGGTCGCGCTCGCGCAGGCGATCGACAAGCACGACACCATCGGCCAGGACCTCGTGGGCATGGTCGTCGACGACATCGTCGTGGTGGGCGCGAAGCCGCTGGCGATGACCGACTACATCGCGTGCGGCCGCATCGAGCCCGCGCGCATCGCCGACATCGTGCGCGGCATCGCCGCGGCATGCGAGGCGACCGGCACGGCCCTGGTGGGCGGCGAGACCGCCGAGCACCCCGGCCTCCTCGGCCCCGACGACTACGACGTCGCCGGCGCCGCCGTCGGCATCGTCGAGGCGGATGCGCTGCTCGGCCCCGACCGCGTGCGCGCGGGCGACGCCGTCGTGGCGATGGCCTCGAGCGGCCTGCACTCCAACGGCTTCTCGCTCGTGCGCCACATCCTGGCCGACAAGGGCATCGCGCTCACGAGCCACGTCGACGAGCTGGGCGGCGTCGCCGCCGAGGTGCTGCTCGAGCCGACGCGCCTCTACACGAGCCCCCTCGTGGCGATGCTCGCCGAGGGCCGCGCCATCCACGCCATCAGCCACGTCACGGGCGGCGGCATCGCCGCGAACCTCGCGCGCGTGCTGCCCACGGGCCTCGCCGTCGAGCTGCAGCGCGGCTGGGCAGTGCCCGACGTGTTCCGCGCGCTCGCGTCGATCGGCGGCCACGACCTCGTCGCGACCGAGGGCACGTGGAACCTGGGCCTCGGCATGATCGCGATCGTCGACCAGGCCGACGCGGCCGCGGTCGTCGCCGACTCCGAGGCCGCAGGCATCCCCGCGTGGGTCGCGGGAGAGGTGCAGGCGGCGGATGCGACGCCGGAGTCCGACGGCTGGGTGCAGGGTGCCAAGGGCGTCGACGGCGGTGCCGTGCGCCTCGCGGGCACGCACGCCTGACGCTCGGCAGCGTCCAAGAACCATCCGAAGAACGTCCGAGAAGCGTTCAGGAATCTTTCGGACTCACGTCAGCGCCATCGGGCAACGTCGAAGCCATGACGATGACCACCGGCTCCGTGCAGCTCCCGCCGCGCCTCGCGGCACCCGCCCCGCAGGTCGCGCCGCCCGTGCAGCAGCGCACCCGTCGCATCGACCGCGTCACCATCGCCCTGCTCGTCGGCGTCGGCGCCTCGGCAGCCTTCGCCGGCATGTCGGCGCTGGCTCTCGCGGCGCTCGCGTCGCTGGGCTGACCGCACTCCTAGGAAACGTCCACAGCCCGCGCGTAGGATCGGCCTCGCCCCGGGCCGCACCGCCCGCACGATCGAGAAGGCGAACCATGACCTACACCCCTCCCGGCCAGGAGCCGCAGCAGCCGTCGTACTCGACGCCCGAGCAGCCCGCCTACTCCGCGCCGCAGTCGTCGTACGCGACGCCGCAGTACGGCCAGAACCAGTACGCCGGCTACGCCCAGCCCAAGCCCAAGAGCGACAAGAAGACCTTCGGCCTGTGGTCGATGATCCTCGGCCTCTCGGGTCTGCTCATCCCGCTCTTCATCAACAACATCGCCGCCATCGCGCTCGGCATCGTGGGTCTCATCAAGGAGAACTCGAAGGGCATGTCGATCACGGGCCTCGTGTCCGGCGGCATCGGCCTGCTGATCTGGGCGCCGATCGTCTGGTTCGTGATCGTGCCGCTCATCGTCATCGCCGCCGTCGGCGCCAGCTACGGCGTCTCGGGCTACTGAGCCACCCCATCCACGCACGAGGGCCCCGCGACCGCGGGGCCCTCGTGCGCTTCCGAGGAGCAGCATCGTGACCAGTCCCTACGACACGCCCTACGGCCAGCAGCCGCAGCCGTACCAGCCGTCGCCGTACCAGCAGCTCGCGCCCTACGGCTCGCCGCAGCACCAGATCGGGCAGCAGCCGTACGCGTACGCCGCCGCCTACGCGACCCCGCGCAGCCCCAAGACCACCTTCGGCACGTGGGCGCTCATCCTCGGCCTCTCGGGCTTCCTGCTGCCCATCGGCCTCAACTCGATCGCCGCGATCGCGCTCGGCATCGTCGGCATCGTCAAGGAGCAGCGTCGCGGCATGTCGATCGCCGGCCTGTCGATCGGAGCCTTCGTGCTCTTCATCTACATGCCGTTCATCTGGTCGGTCTTCGCGATCCTGCTGTCGCTCACGCCGCTGCTATTCCTGCCGTTCATGTACTGACGGCTGGATGCACGGGCGTCGCACGCGCCCGCGAGCTCAGCACTCGACGTACGTGACCGCGAGACCGCCCATCGCGGTCTCCTTGTACTTGTCGCTCATGTCGGCGCCCGTGCGCCGCATCGTCTCCACGGCCGTGTCGAGCGTCACGTAGTGCGTGCCGTCGCCGTGGCAGGCCATGCGCGCGGCGTTGATCGCCTTCACCGACGCCATGGCGTTGCGCTCGATGCAGGGGATCTGCACGAGGCCCTTGATGGGGTCGCACGTGAGACCGAGGTTGTGCTCGATGCCGATCTCGGCGGCGTTCTCGATCTGCTCGGGCGTCGCGCCGATCACCGAGGCGAAGCCCGCGGCCGCCATCGCGCAGGCCGAGCCGACCTCGCCCTGGCAGCCGACCTCGGCGCCCGAGATCGACGCGTTGGCCTTGATGATGATGCCGATCGCGCCCGCGACGAGCAGGAACTCCACCGCCCACGGCAACCGCCGATCGGCGAGCTGCACGTAGCGATCGGCGTAGTGCATGACGGCGGGGATGATGCCGGCGGCGCCGTTCGTCGGCGCCGTGACGACGCGGTTGCCCGCGGCGTTCTCCTCGTTGACGGCGAGGGCGAAGAGGTTGACCCACTCCATGCCCTCGAGCAGGTCGCGCGCGTCGGTGCCGGCGGCGTCGCGCGCGAGCAGCTTGTCGTGCCAGCCCTTCGCGCGCCGCTTCACGTCGAGGCCGCCCGGCAGGATGCCGTCGGTGCGGATGCCCGCATCCACGCAGTCCTGCATGACCTGCCAGATGTGCTCGAGCGCCGCGATCGTCTCGGCCTCGGAGCGCCATGCGGCCTCGTTCGCCAGCATGACGTCGGCGATCGACAGGCCGTTCTCGCGGCAGTGCGCGAGCAGCTGGTCGCCGGTCGTGAACGGCATGGGCAGCGGCCCGGCGGCGTCGGCCGGCTCGGGCACGGGGGCGAGCACGTCGCCCTCGTCGTGCCGCATGACGAAGCCGCCGCCGATCGAGTAGTAGCCGTGCGTCTGCAGCGTCTCGCCCTCGGCGTCGTACGCCGTGATGCGCAGCGCGTTCGGATGCTCGGGCCGCAGCGTGAGCGGGCGGAAGACCACCGCGGTCTTCTCGTCGAACGGCACGGGGTGCGCGCCGCCGAGCAGCAGCGTGCGGTCGGCGCGGATCGCCTCGAGCGTCGCGGCGATCTCGTCGGTCGTGACGGTGTCGGGCGCGAGGCCAGACAGGCCGAGCATCACGGCCGTGTCGGTGCCGTGGCCCGATCCGGTCGCGCCGAGCGAGCCGAAGAGGTCGATGCGCAGGCGCACCGTCGTGGCGCGGGAGCCTGCGGCATCCAGCAGGCGCACGAAGTCCCACGCGGCCCGCATGGGGCCGACGGTGTGCGACGACGACGGACCGATGCCGACCTTGAAGAGGTCGAGCACCGACAGCGACGCGAAGACCGGAGCGGTCTCGGTCGCATGCGACCCGAGGGCAGCCGCAGGCGCGTCGTCGCGCAGCGGCCGGGAGACGGAGGTCACGTCAGGCGCTGCGGCCCTGGTACTCGTCGTCCTGGTCGTCGGAGTCGTCGTCGGCGTAGTCCGCCCACTTGTCGACGTACTCGTCGCTCTCGTGCGGAGTACCGATCTCACGCTCGAGCGCCGAGTAGTTCACGTTCGGGCTGTATGCCTTCAGCTCACGAGCGATCTTCGTGTGCTTGGCCTTCTGACGACCACGACCCATGCTGCACCCCCAACAGAGAACGCCCGCATCCATACTGCGGGCGGTATGCGCGCGCCACCGCGCTTTGCAAGCCAACCGGCAGAATAGCACGGCGGCGCATCCCGATCTCGGCAGCGCCATGGATGGATGGAGCACGCATGCACGACCTGGCCGCCGCCGCGAACGACCGGGTCGACGCGATCGTCGCCGACACGCTCGCGCTGTGCGCCGTCGAGTCGCCCTCGCGCGACGCCGCGGCCTCGCGACGCAGCGCCGACGCCGTGCGAGCCCTGCTCGTCGATCGCCTGGGCGCGACCGTGACGGAGCAGACGATCGACGGTCACGTGCACGTGCGCGCGACGTGGGGCGCGCCGCGCGTGCTGCTGCTGTGCCACCACGACACCGTGTGGCCGCTCGGCACCGTCGATCGCATCCCGCTCGCCGACGGCGACCTCGTGTCGGGGCCGGGCACCGTCGACATGAAGGGCGGCATCGCCATCGCCGTGCACGCCCTCGCGATGCTGCGCGAGGCGGGCGGGGATGCGGCGCTCGAGGGCGTCGACCTGCTGATCACGGGCGACGAGGAGGTGGGGTCGCCGACGTCGCGCCCCATCATCGAGGCGTCGACGGCGCGGGCGGCGCTCGTGCTCGAGGCCGCGGCGCACGGGGGAGAGGTGAAGACGGGCCGCAAGGGCGTGTCGATCTACCGCCTCGAGGTCGTGGGCCGCGCGGCGCACGCGGGCGTCGAGCCCGAGCTGGGCGTCAACGCCGCCGTCGCGCTCGCGCACGCCGTGCTGGCGCTGACGGAGCTCGGGGATGCCGCGGCCGGCACGAGCGTGACGCCGACGGTGCTGCAGGCGGGCACGACGACGAACACGGTGCCGGCGTCGGCGTGGATCGCCGTCGACGTGCGCGCGTGGACGGTCGCCGAGCAGCAGCGCGTCGACGACGCCATCCGCGCGCTCGTCTCGCCGCTCGCCGGCGCGGCCATCGTCGTGCACGGCGGCATCAACCGGCCCCCGCTCGAACGGGCGATGGCGGTCGACCTCTACACGCAGGCGGCGGCGGTCGCGGCGGAGCTCGGCTTCGAGCCGCTGCGCGAGACGGCGGTCGGCGGCGGCTCCGACGGCAACTTCACGGCCGGCGCGGGCATCCCGACGCTCGATGGCCTCGGCCCGTGGGGCGGCGGCGCGCACGCGGACCACGAGCACGCGGTGCGCGCGGCGTTCGCGCCGCGCACGGCGCTCGTCGCCGGCATGGTGCGTCGCCTCCTCGAAGACTGATCCCCGATCCCGGGCGACGCCGCCCCACCTTCGTGGTCGCCGACCACCCGCTCCCTGAGGTGCGAGCCCGAAGGGCGAGCCTCGAAGGGGCCCTCCCGAGGCCGTCAGCCCGTGGGCACCGTTCGAGGCTCGCTCCGCCCGCACCTCAAGGAGCGGTCCTGGGTGGTCAGAGGGCGCCGAGCCAGAGGCCCAGGGCCGCGAGGGCGACGCCCGCCACGAGGGTGACCAGCACGTTCGCGATCGCCGTGCGCACGCGGCGGCGGTCGGCGAGCTGCACCGTCTCGACCATCCACGTCGAGAACGTCGTGAGGCCGCCGCAGAAGCCCGTCACGACGACGAGCAGCAGCAGCGGCTCGCCGCCGAGCAGCGAGGTCGCGAGCCCCGCCACGAACGCGCCGGCGAGGTTGGCCACGAGGATCGGCCACGGCAGCCGGTCGGGATGCCCGAGCCGCGCGAGCGCGAACCGCACGACGGCGCCGATGCCGCCGGCGAGCGCCACGAGCACGAGGCCCAGCCCAGCGATCACTCGTCGACCTCCATCGCCGCGCGCGGCCGGCCGCCGAGTCGCAGTCCCGCCCATGCCGCCGCGATGCCCAGCACGATCGACGCCGCGAGGTAGGCGAGCGTCGCCGCCTCCGGATGCTGCGCCACGACGAGCGCGAGCGCGCTGAACGTCGTGAAGCCGCCGAGCACGCCAGTGCCGAGGCCCGCGCGCACCCAGTCGGGTACGACGGGCCACACGCGGGCGACGAGCAACCCGAGCACGAACGCGCCGACGACGTTGATGCCGAGCGTCTGCCACGGGTGCGCGTCGAGCGTCGCGAGGTCGATCGACGCGCGCACGCCCGTGCCGAGCGCGCCGCCCACGAGCACGGCGAGCCAGGGGAGCAGTGCCCTCACCGGCGATGACCCGAGTGGTGCTGCCTCGTGACGGGGCGCGGGCGGCGGGCCGTGCCGCGGCGCGCGTCGCCGGGCAGCGGGCGCGACTCGCGCTCCTCGAGCAGGCGCGCCGACTGCAGGCGCCACGGCACGAGCGCCACGGCGACGCCGTGCGTGAGCGCGAGGCGCTGGCGCACGCGCCGCGACTTGTGGTCGTGCAGCACGCGCTCCCACCAGTGGCCCATGACGTACTTCGGCATGTAGACGGTCACGACCTCCGAGCCGTGCTCCGCGCGCCGCTCGGCAAGGTGGTCGATGACCGGCTGCGACACGTCGCGGTACGGGCTCGGCAGGATGCGCAGCGGCACGCGGATGCCCTGGCGGATCCACGCCTTCTTCAGCCGCTTCGCCGCATCCACGTCGATCGCCGAGTGCACGGCCTCGAGCGAGTCGTGCTTCGCCGCGATGGCGTAGTCGAGCGCCTTGAGCACGGGCTTCGTGAGGTCGCCGACGAGCACGATCGCGTGGTCGCCCTGCGCGCCGAAGACCGTGTGCTCGTCGGGCTCGATCTCGCGCCGCACGCGGCCGTAGTAGCGCGCGATGCCCCACATGAGCAGCCACAGCACCGGGCCGATGAGGAAGACGAGGTAGGCGCCGTGCGTGAACTTCGTCACGGTGACGACCACGAGCACCGTCGCCGTCGCGATCGCGCCCACGACGTTGACGGCGAACGCCGCCGGGTTGAACTCGCCGCGCCGCCTGGGGTCGCGCTTGATGCGCAGCCAGTGCACGACCATGCCCGCCTGGCCGAACGAGAAGGACACGAAGACGCCGATGATGTACATCTGGATGAGCTGGTTCAGGTTCGCCTGCGTGAGCACGATGAGCAGCACGGCACCGAGCGCGAGCACGATGACGCCGTTCGAGTACACGAGGCGGTCGCCGCGCGTGCGCAGCGCCTTCGGTGCGAAGCCGTGGTCGGCGAGCACGGAGCCGAGCAGCGGGAACCCGTTGAACGCAGTGTTGGCTGCGAGCAGCAGCACGAGCGCCGTCGCCGCGAGCAGGACGTAGAAGAGGGGCGAGCCGTCGCCGAACACCGCGGCGCCCAGCTGGCCGATCACCGACTGCTGCGGCGTCGTCTCGCAGTTCGCGAAGCCGTTCAGGTCGCACGGGTCCTCGGCGTAGTGGATGCGCGACACGAGCCCGAGGAACGTGATGCCGGCGAAGAGCGACATCGACACGACGCCCAGCAGCACGAGCGTGATGCGCGCGTTGCGCACCTTGGGCCTGCGGAACGCGGGCACGCCGTTCGAGATGGCCTCGATGCCCGTGAGCGCCGAGCATCCCGAGGCGAACGCACGCAGCAGCAGCAGCATGATCGCGGCCTGGCCCAGCGCATCCGTCTCGACCGAGTACTGCGCCGACGCCGCCACGGGAGCGTCGCCCGTGAGCGTCTGCACGAGTCCCGTGACGATGAGCACGACGACGGAGGCGATGAAGAGGTAGGTGGGGATCGCGAACGCGCGCCCCGACTCCCGCACGCCGCGCAGGTTCACGGCGGCGAGCACGACGATGAAGCCGACGGCCAGCTCGACGCGGAACGGATCGAGCTGCGGGAACGCCGAGATGATGTTGTCGACGCCCGACGCGACCGACACCGCCACCGTCAGCACGTAGTCGATGAGCAGGGCGCTCGCGACGACGAGGCCGGCGCGCGGCCCGAGGTTGCGGTGCGCCACCTCGTAGTCGCCGCCGCCCGACGGATACGCCTTCACCGTCTGCAGGTTGCCCGCGACGACGATCGCGATGAGCAGCATGACCGCGATCGCGACGTACGGGGCGTTCGCGAGCATCGCGAGGCCGCCGATCGTGAGGATGAGGAACATCTCCTGCGGGCCGTACGCCACCGACGACAGCGCATCCGACGCGAAGATGGGCAGCGCGACCCGCTTGGGCAGCAGCTCGCCCTCGAGCTGCTCCGTGGGGAGCGGCTTGCCGATGATCCAGCGCTTCGCGGAGCGCTCGTCCGATGTCACGACGCGTGATGCTACTCCTGCGCGAGGCGCGTGGGGAGCGCCGCGACGAGCGGGTTCCCGACGCGTCAGGATGCGGTGGACCGCGTCGTGCGCGGCGCTCGCGACCGGGAGCCGCTCGGAGGCCGTGCGGTACGCTTCCTTGGCTCCATCCGCGGGAGCTTCTGCCGGACGTGAACGAGGAGCGCCCTGTGTCCAGGAAGACGATCAGCGTCGTCATCCCCAGCTACAACGAGGAACGTAGCGTCGAGGAGATGGTCGACCGCGTGACCGCCGTCTTCCGCGAACGCCTCCCCGCGTACGACTTCGAGATCATCTTCGTCGACGACTTCTCGACCGACGGCACCCGCGGCACCATCCGCCGCCTCGCGAAGACGAACCCGCGCGTCAAGGGCGTCTTCAACGCCAAGAACTTCGGCTTCCACCGCAACATCTTCTCGGCGCTCACCTACGGCAGCGGCGACGCCACCTTCATGCTCTTCGGCGACCTGCAGGACCCGCCCGAGAACATCCCCGAGTTCGTCGAGCGCTGGGAGCAGGGCGACAAGGTCGTCGTCGGCCAGCGCCGCTCGAGCGACGAGGGCTGGTTCATGACGGTGCTGCGCCGCATGTACTACACGACGATCCGCCACCTGTCGGACACGACGCAGATCGCCCGCTTCACCGGCTACGGCCTCTACGACCGCGAGTTCGTCGAGACGCTCAAGGACATCGACGACGTGCAGCCGTTCTTCAAGGCCGTCGTCGCCGAGTACGGCCTCGACATCGCGATCGTGCAGTACGACCAGGCGAAGAGCGCTCGCGGCAAGTCGAACTTCAACTTCCTGAAGAACTACGACTTCGCCATGCAGGGCCTCACCGCCTCGACGAAGCTCATGATGCGCTTCGCGACCTTCCTCGCCGGCATCGTCGCGCTCGTGTGCCTCGGCGTCGCCGTCTTCGTGCTCGTGAACAAGCTCATCGACTGGGAGCGCTACTCGGCCGGCGAGGCGTCGGTGACGGTCGGCATCTTCCTGCTCGGCGCCGTGCAGCTGTTCTTCATCGGCGTGCTCGGCGAGTACATCCTCAGCATCAACGGCCGCATCACGCGCAAGCCGCGCGTCGTCGTGGGCGAGTGGGTCAACCTGCGCGGCA
The sequence above is a segment of the Agrococcus jejuensis genome. Coding sequences within it:
- a CDS encoding fluoride efflux transporter FluC: MIAGLGLVLVALAGGIGAVVRFALARLGHPDRLPWPILVANLAGAFVAGLATSLLGGEPLLLLVVVTGFCGGLTTFSTWMVETVQLADRRRVRTAIANVLVTLVAGVALAALGLWLGAL
- a CDS encoding fluoride efflux transporter FluC, which encodes MRALLPWLAVLVGGALGTGVRASIDLATLDAHPWQTLGINVVGAFVLGLLVARVWPVVPDWVRAGLGTGVLGGFTTFSALALVVAQHPEAATLAYLAASIVLGIAAAWAGLRLGGRPRAAMEVDE
- a CDS encoding glycosyltransferase family 2 protein, whose protein sequence is MSRKTISVVIPSYNEERSVEEMVDRVTAVFRERLPAYDFEIIFVDDFSTDGTRGTIRRLAKTNPRVKGVFNAKNFGFHRNIFSALTYGSGDATFMLFGDLQDPPENIPEFVERWEQGDKVVVGQRRSSDEGWFMTVLRRMYYTTIRHLSDTTQIARFTGYGLYDREFVETLKDIDDVQPFFKAVVAEYGLDIAIVQYDQAKSARGKSNFNFLKNYDFAMQGLTASTKLMMRFATFLAGIVALVCLGVAVFVLVNKLIDWERYSAGEASVTVGIFLLGAVQLFFIGVLGEYILSINGRITRKPRVVVGEWVNLRGSRAGRLPDAAPATRSDETEQPRPETA
- a CDS encoding APC family permease; amino-acid sequence: MTSDERSAKRWIIGKPLPTEQLEGELLPKRVALPIFASDALSSVAYGPQEMFLILTIGGLAMLANAPYVAIAVMLLIAIVVAGNLQTVKAYPSGGGDYEVAHRNLGPRAGLVVASALLIDYVLTVAVSVASGVDNIISAFPQLDPFRVELAVGFIVVLAAVNLRGVRESGRAFAIPTYLFIASVVVLIVTGLVQTLTGDAPVAASAQYSVETDALGQAAIMLLLLRAFASGCSALTGIEAISNGVPAFRRPKVRNARITLVLLGVVSMSLFAGITFLGLVSRIHYAEDPCDLNGFANCETTPQQSVIGQLGAAVFGDGSPLFYVLLAATALVLLLAANTAFNGFPLLGSVLADHGFAPKALRTRGDRLVYSNGVIVLALGAVLLIVLTQANLNQLIQMYIIGVFVSFSFGQAGMVVHWLRIKRDPRRRGEFNPAAFAVNVVGAIATATVLVVVTVTKFTHGAYLVFLIGPVLWLLMWGIARYYGRVRREIEPDEHTVFGAQGDHAIVLVGDLTKPVLKALDYAIAAKHDSLEAVHSAIDVDAAKRLKKAWIRQGIRVPLRILPSPYRDVSQPVIDHLAERRAEHGSEVVTVYMPKYVMGHWWERVLHDHKSRRVRQRLALTHGVAVALVPWRLQSARLLEERESRPLPGDARRGTARRPRPVTRQHHSGHRR